AGCTGCAAAGGTCACAACAATTGATACCAACATCATATTAatccttttgttttcacttaGTCTGCTTACGTTCTCTCTCATCTTATCTATTTTACCATGTCTCCTCCGGAGACATACAAATATCTTGAGATAGCAGATAAAAATAAACCCCAGTGGGAAGCAGTACTGGAAAACCAACAGGCTAGTGGTAAAGATCAGTCGTGCCGTAACTGATGGCCATGCTTCGATGCAAGCAACTTTGTTCTTGTAGAAGTCACTATGGGAAGACAGATGTTTGAAAGGTTCATCAGTTAATtggtgaaatattaaaaaaggaagggaTATTATAAGGGAAAATCCCCAGATGAAAATAATTCCCCAGTACGCATGGGAAATACTAGGCTTCCAGCCACGTGGGTTCACAATTAACTGGTATCTCTCAATAGCAATCAGTACAAGTGAGAAAATGGAGACTGTGACAGATATGCTTTGTATGAAAGAGCTTATTTTACACATAGCTTCCCCAAATATCCAGTAGTCCATTAAGGTGTATGTAACTGTGACAGGAATGCACACGATACAGATTAAGACATCCGATAAAGAGAGATTGGCAATCAAGATGTTTGTAACATTTTGagcttctttctgtctctttattaTAATAATCAGACAAAGATTCCCAAAAAGCCCTACTATTGTAACTAAAGTGTAAGCTGTAATAAGCAAGAATACTGCAGGGAAGGAAGGTTGACATGTATCGAAGTTTAAAAACTGAGAATAGCTGTTGTTTGAGATAGTTTGGTTAGACAAAACCTCACTGGGATGCTGAATAGCTTTATCCATCATGAAGCATCTCTCCAATTATGGACAAAATTTAGCTGTAA
The Rhea pennata isolate bPtePen1 chromosome 14, bPtePen1.pri, whole genome shotgun sequence genome window above contains:
- the LOC134146912 gene encoding neuropeptide Y receptor type 6-like; translated protein: MMDKAIQHPSEVLSNQTISNNSYSQFLNFDTCQPSFPAVFLLITAYTLVTIVGLFGNLCLIIIIKRQKEAQNVTNILIANLSLSDVLICIVCIPVTVTYTLMDYWIFGEAMCKISSFIQSISVTVSIFSLVLIAIERYQLIVNPRGWKPSISHAYWGIIFIWGFSLIISLPFLIFHQLTDEPFKHLSSHSDFYKNKVACIEAWPSVTARLIFTTSLLVFQYCFPLGFIFICYLKIFVCLRRRHGKIDKMRENVSRLSENKRINMMLVSIVVTFAACWLPLNIFNVVFDWNYEALMNCNHNLAFTLCHLVAMISTCINPIFYGFLNKNFQKDLVVLVHHCRCSASQEEYENIALSTLQTDISKGSLKLNTAPVNI